A stretch of Paraburkholderia phenazinium DNA encodes these proteins:
- a CDS encoding chemotaxis protein CheB — protein sequence MQPLNKNYNTHLPSGMIPRRIARTEQPKISLYMNDSKDVMAPDARVARSPRIVGIGASAGGLKALGLFFRAASAMPKDTAFVVVVHLAPDAESHLAELLARETQLPVSVIEDAGLIQGGHIYVIPPKVSVTLSHGAFKLAPAAGRREVPMPIDLLFKSLAADQHDRAVGIVLTGANADGAAGLRAIKAEGGMVMAQAPESAEHSTMPAHAIATGLVDFVLPVKEMPAALTEYIERSTTATLASPGDAPQPVDLEPAYRALSAIGSEFRGYKRGTLERRISRRMTVNRVDSLEAYYGILKSREEEAQALSLDMMIGVTEFFRDPEAWAALSARVLSRLLEEPEREEPLRVWVPGCATGEEAYSMAILLTEEIEKRAIRRKFMILASDVNRAALARARPGIYPPGVALPIGDTRLERFFHAHDGGFQIRQDLRERVLFTPQNLIADPPFSRVDLVSCRNLLIYLEPEAQQRVFELFHFALNPKRFLFLGRSESTDPDSTHFEEVSKAWRIYQRSPTPAPGISGYRFSARAVRREEFPPATRVGARNKGYAELVNATLLGEQHAASVLVNSAHQILYVSGTADEYLAQPAGEPTGNILDMTREALRLKLRILLRRAMQNPASAPVSEVVSGAKAPPIKITVTRPFDTASSGTAFLVIFARLQTIDRLEASVALGADSDLWHIENELRTTQAELGDTIEELEESNSELRVSNEEILSMNEELRSANEELETSKEELQAVNEQLSLLNSQLEHKVEQLAAMAGDVTNLLASMEIATVLLDQQGQIRRFTPSAGRMLGLASADVGHPIKELLGAPLGDGLARDMDGVLSGLRKQATMDIETATGEWYVRRVTPFSSDPGNMAAGAVVTWTDITHAKQADERSRRLAAVVDGSNDAVTVVDLSGRFLAWNRAAAGMYGYSESEALNMNVSDLMPNGARPDHLDFIEQTQNNEALHSCETQRIRRDGEIINIWLTMSILSNDAGNAVAVATTERDLTDRSVSNAFLRERAERLAQADRRKNEFLAVLGHELRNPLAALCSAGELLASDTAAATQKAWAGGVIQRQGRAMMQLVNDMLDLSRITSGSIELHRKNVSLGTVIQSAIEVCQPIIDERHHTLSVSLPDEPITLYADPTRLSQVLENIVINAAKFTAPGGKIKIQAVRVGQRLRLSIKDNGRGIPPKTLGSLFDMFVQGAPASNPIHAGLGVGLSVVRRLIELHGGSVRAISDGKSGSEFVVDLPLDSGSGAAEQEDARAQAALVPPKRILIIDDNADAAEALAMLLVIEGHQVETRLDGTSGIAASAVFRPDVVLLDIGLPDMDGYEVARTLRKSEIGLSAMLVAVTGFGLPTDRIRSAEAGFDHHLTKPVDPQTLIRLFAAQAAG from the coding sequence GTGCAGCCACTCAATAAAAATTACAACACCCATCTGCCCTCGGGCATGATCCCTCGACGTATCGCTCGCACCGAACAACCAAAAATTTCGCTTTATATGAACGATTCCAAAGACGTCATGGCCCCGGATGCGCGTGTGGCACGATCTCCGCGCATTGTGGGGATTGGTGCGTCGGCTGGTGGGCTGAAGGCGCTTGGCCTCTTCTTCAGGGCGGCATCCGCGATGCCGAAAGACACCGCGTTCGTGGTCGTCGTCCATCTGGCGCCGGACGCCGAGAGTCACCTGGCTGAACTGCTAGCGAGGGAGACGCAGCTTCCCGTCTCAGTTATCGAGGACGCCGGGCTGATTCAAGGGGGGCACATCTACGTTATTCCCCCTAAGGTATCGGTCACCCTGTCGCATGGCGCATTCAAGCTGGCACCCGCCGCTGGGCGGCGCGAGGTCCCCATGCCGATCGACCTGCTGTTTAAGTCCCTGGCTGCTGACCAGCACGACCGTGCCGTCGGGATCGTGCTCACCGGAGCAAATGCGGACGGCGCCGCAGGACTGCGGGCTATCAAGGCCGAAGGCGGCATGGTAATGGCCCAGGCGCCCGAATCGGCTGAACACAGTACCATGCCGGCACACGCCATCGCGACCGGCCTGGTTGACTTTGTGCTGCCAGTTAAAGAGATGCCGGCGGCGCTGACCGAATACATTGAACGCTCTACAACTGCGACATTGGCGTCGCCCGGTGACGCGCCGCAGCCGGTAGATCTCGAGCCAGCGTACAGAGCGCTTTCAGCCATCGGTTCGGAATTCAGAGGCTACAAGCGCGGTACGCTCGAACGTCGTATCTCCCGACGCATGACAGTGAACCGCGTGGACAGCCTGGAAGCCTATTACGGGATACTGAAAAGCCGCGAGGAAGAAGCGCAGGCACTGAGTCTGGACATGATGATTGGCGTGACCGAATTTTTCCGTGACCCGGAAGCGTGGGCAGCGCTATCCGCGCGCGTACTAAGCCGGTTGCTGGAGGAACCCGAGCGCGAAGAGCCCCTACGCGTCTGGGTGCCTGGCTGCGCGACCGGCGAAGAAGCCTACTCGATGGCCATCCTGCTCACTGAGGAGATCGAGAAGCGGGCTATACGGCGGAAGTTCATGATTCTCGCCTCCGACGTGAACCGCGCCGCACTGGCACGCGCCCGGCCCGGCATCTATCCGCCGGGGGTAGCATTGCCCATCGGCGACACTCGGCTCGAACGTTTTTTTCATGCGCACGACGGTGGCTTCCAGATCCGTCAGGACCTCCGCGAGAGGGTCCTGTTCACCCCGCAGAACCTGATCGCCGACCCGCCTTTTTCCCGTGTGGATCTCGTCAGTTGCCGCAACCTGCTCATTTACCTGGAGCCCGAAGCCCAGCAGCGTGTTTTCGAACTGTTTCATTTCGCACTCAACCCAAAGCGGTTCCTGTTTCTCGGACGCTCGGAAAGTACTGATCCGGATTCGACTCATTTCGAGGAGGTGTCCAAAGCATGGCGGATCTACCAGCGCAGTCCGACACCAGCACCGGGTATTTCTGGCTACCGTTTTTCCGCGAGGGCGGTCCGGCGCGAGGAGTTTCCGCCGGCGACCCGCGTGGGAGCACGGAACAAGGGCTATGCGGAACTGGTGAATGCGACTCTGCTGGGCGAGCAACACGCCGCTTCTGTACTGGTCAATTCCGCACACCAGATCCTCTACGTGAGCGGCACCGCGGACGAATACCTGGCGCAACCAGCGGGCGAGCCGACCGGCAACATCCTGGACATGACGCGCGAGGCATTGCGTCTGAAGTTGCGAATCCTGTTACGCCGGGCCATGCAAAACCCGGCCAGTGCTCCCGTGAGTGAAGTCGTATCAGGCGCCAAGGCCCCGCCCATAAAAATCACTGTGACGCGTCCCTTCGATACTGCCAGTTCGGGTACCGCGTTCCTTGTTATTTTCGCCAGATTACAGACGATAGACCGCCTGGAGGCGTCGGTAGCGCTTGGCGCCGACTCGGATCTGTGGCATATCGAGAACGAGCTTCGCACGACCCAGGCGGAGCTCGGCGACACGATCGAGGAGCTGGAAGAAAGTAATAGCGAGCTGCGCGTGTCGAACGAAGAGATTCTCTCCATGAACGAGGAATTGCGCTCGGCCAATGAGGAACTTGAAACGTCGAAAGAAGAGTTGCAGGCAGTCAACGAGCAGCTGAGTCTGTTGAATTCGCAACTCGAACACAAGGTCGAGCAACTGGCAGCGATGGCCGGCGATGTCACCAATCTCCTCGCCAGCATGGAGATCGCGACGGTGCTCCTCGATCAGCAAGGGCAGATCAGGCGATTTACACCCAGTGCCGGCAGGATGCTGGGGCTTGCGTCGGCGGACGTGGGGCATCCGATCAAGGAATTGCTCGGTGCTCCTCTCGGTGATGGATTGGCGCGGGATATGGATGGAGTGCTTTCGGGCCTGAGGAAGCAAGCCACCATGGATATTGAAACAGCGACCGGAGAATGGTATGTCCGGCGCGTTACCCCTTTTTCTAGCGACCCAGGCAACATGGCCGCAGGTGCGGTCGTCACCTGGACCGACATCACCCATGCGAAGCAAGCCGACGAGCGATCGCGCAGGCTTGCCGCCGTCGTTGACGGTTCAAATGATGCGGTAACCGTAGTTGACCTCAGCGGCCGCTTCCTCGCATGGAACCGGGCAGCCGCCGGCATGTATGGCTATAGCGAATCCGAAGCGCTGAACATGAATGTGTCCGATCTGATGCCGAACGGTGCGAGACCGGATCATCTCGATTTTATCGAGCAGACACAGAACAACGAAGCGTTACATTCCTGCGAAACCCAGCGGATCAGGAGAGATGGCGAGATTATCAACATCTGGCTTACTATGTCGATCCTGTCGAACGACGCGGGTAATGCAGTTGCGGTCGCCACCACCGAGCGTGATCTCACCGACCGCAGTGTGAGCAATGCATTCCTTCGCGAGCGGGCCGAACGGTTGGCGCAGGCGGACCGGCGGAAAAACGAGTTTCTCGCGGTACTGGGTCACGAGCTGCGCAATCCGCTCGCGGCGCTTTGTTCCGCCGGGGAACTGCTTGCCTCAGATACTGCCGCGGCGACCCAGAAAGCATGGGCAGGCGGGGTGATACAGAGGCAGGGTCGCGCGATGATGCAGCTCGTGAACGATATGCTCGACCTCTCGCGGATAACAAGTGGCAGTATCGAACTGCATCGCAAGAACGTATCATTGGGGACGGTCATCCAGAGCGCCATCGAGGTTTGCCAGCCGATCATCGACGAGCGCCATCACACGCTTTCCGTTTCTCTTCCAGACGAGCCTATAACTTTATACGCGGACCCCACCCGCCTGTCGCAGGTCCTTGAAAATATTGTCATCAATGCCGCAAAGTTTACGGCGCCCGGCGGCAAGATAAAAATTCAGGCCGTCAGAGTGGGCCAGCGGCTTCGATTAAGCATCAAGGATAACGGGCGGGGGATTCCGCCCAAAACGTTAGGAAGCCTCTTTGACATGTTCGTCCAGGGGGCACCGGCGAGTAACCCAATCCACGCTGGACTTGGTGTGGGTCTGTCCGTGGTTCGGCGCCTGATCGAGCTGCACGGCGGTTCCGTCAGGGCAATCAGCGATGGCAAGAGCGGCAGCGAATTTGTAGTGGATCTTCCGCTGGATTCGGGTTCCGGGGCCGCGGAGCAGGAGGATGCACGGGCGCAGGCGGCGCTGGTCCCTCCAAAGCGGATACTCATCATCGATGACAATGCTGACGCGGCGGAAGCCCTGGCAATGCTGCTCGTAATTGAAGGCCACCAAGTAGAAACGCGTCTCGACGGCACGTCGGGAATTGCAGCGTCCGCAGTCTTTCGTCCAGACGTCGTGCTGCTGGACATCGGGCTGCCGGATATGGACGGATACGAGGTGGCAAGAACACTGCGTAAATCCGAGATTGGACTGAGCGCGATGCTTGTGGCGGTCACCGGCTTTGGGCTGCCTACGGATCGTATCCGCTCGGCGGAGGCGGGCTTCGACCATCATCTGACGAAACCAGTAGACCCTCAGACATTGATCCGGTTGTTTGCGGCGCAAGCGGCCGGTTAG